The following nucleotide sequence is from Aspergillus luchuensis IFO 4308 DNA, chromosome 1, nearly complete sequence.
TGCCCAGAACCCTTATCTCCGAACACAAGATCCGCTCGAAGCCGCCCTCGAAGCGCAAGAGTCATACAAGTACCTCCTTGCGAAATCTTACTTTGACACCCGCGAATATGATCGTTGCGCCTcggtcttccttcctccgaCCATCTCCCCCGTTCCTCTTACCTCAACGCCGCCGAATCCCAAGTCTAGACAGTCGTTGACTCCGCAGAAAGGGAAATCGAAGGCTTCGGCATATAGTGGCGTGAAAGATAATAGTGTGACCAGAAACCCGTACCCCAAGCTCAGCCAGAAATCGCTGTTTCTAGCGTTGTACGCCAAGTATCTAGCAGGCGAGAAGcgcaaggatgaagagaccgAAATGGTATTGGGACCAGCAGACGGAGGCTCGACTGTCAACAAAGAACTACCAGATTTGGCGCGAGGACTAGAGGGGTGGTTCACGGAGCGGCAAGATAAGGGACTGGAAGAGCGTAGCCAGGGATGGTTGGAGTATCTGTATGGTGTCATACTTCTCAAGGGGCGAAATGAGGACGAGGCCAAGAAGTGGCTTATCCGGAGTGTTCATCTGAACCCCTTTCATTGGGGTGCATGGCAAGAGCTTAATGACTTGCTGGCAAGCACAGAAGACGTATGTCGCGCTGTATATTCTTGTTGTTACACGTCGCTGACCGCTACCACAGTTGAACCAAGTGGTCAATCTTCTACCCTTGAACATCATGACCCTCATATTCCGCGTATACTGCAGCCAAGAGCTGTATCAGGCCACCGAAGATACCTACCAGTCACTATCCGAGCTGGAAACTATTTTCCCCACGAGTGCTTTCCTCAAGACTCAGAGAGCTCTGTTATACTACCACTCAAAAGGTACGGCTGCACTACAAATACATACTGCATAGCCAAGCTGACTTTCTCCAGACTTCGAGGAAGCCTCCAGTATCTTCACCGACATCCTTGTATCATCTCCCCACCGTCTCGACAGTCTCGACCACTACTCCAACATCCTATACGTGATGGGCGCGCGCCCCCAGCTCGCATTTGTCGCCCAAATCGCGACCGCAACGGACAAATTCCGCCCCGAAACATGCTGCGTAGTCGGAAACTACTACTCGCTCAAATCCGAGCACGAAAAAGCGGTCATGTATTTCCGCCGTGCACTTACCCTAGACCGAAACTTCCTCTCAGCCTGGACCCTCATGGGCCACGAATACATCGAAATGAAAAACACCCACGCGGCGATCGAATCCTACCGCCGCGCCGTGGACGTCAACCGCAAAGACTACCGCGCCTGGTACGGTCTCGGCCAAGCCTATGAAGTCCTCGATATGTCCTTCTACGCCCTATTCTACTACCAACGAGCCGCAGCCCTCCGCCCCTACGACCCCAAGATGTGGCAAGCCGTAGGATCCTGCTATGCCAAAATGGGCCGCATCGAGCAGAGCATCAAAGCACTCAAACGAGCCCTCGTCGCTGGCTCC
It contains:
- the CDC23 gene encoding anaphase promoting complex subunit CDC23 (BUSCO:EOG092613S3;~COG:D;~EggNog:ENOG410PG1F;~InterPro:IPR011990,IPR019734,IPR007192,IPR013026;~PFAM:PF13432,PF04049,PF13176,PF13181,PF13414;~go_component: GO:0005680 - anaphase-promoting complex [Evidence IEA];~go_function: GO:0005515 - protein binding [Evidence IEA];~go_process: GO:0030071 - regulation of mitotic metaphase/anaphase transition [Evidence IEA]), whose amino-acid sequence is MAVPFTDENIKELRFRLEDAAIKCSERCLYQSAKWAAEMLDSIVPIEQYDTDPDSPMDYPEAPSNAQNPYLRTQDPLEAALEAQESYKYLLAKSYFDTREYDRCASVFLPPTISPVPLTSTPPNPKSRQSLTPQKGKSKASAYSGVKDNSVTRNPYPKLSQKSLFLALYAKYLAGEKRKDEETEMVLGPADGGSTVNKELPDLARGLEGWFTERQDKGLEERSQGWLEYLYGVILLKGRNEDEAKKWLIRSVHLNPFHWGAWQELNDLLASTEDLNQVVNLLPLNIMTLIFRVYCSQELYQATEDTYQSLSELETIFPTSAFLKTQRALLYYHSKDFEEASSIFTDILVSSPHRLDSLDHYSNILYVMGARPQLAFVAQIATATDKFRPETCCVVGNYYSLKSEHEKAVMYFRRALTLDRNFLSAWTLMGHEYIEMKNTHAAIESYRRAVDVNRKDYRAWYGLGQAYEVLDMSFYALFYYQRAAALRPYDPKMWQAVGSCYAKMGRIEQSIKALKRALVAGSYYADDSSQVGAGGGPERKILDPETLHQIATLYERLGDDEEAASYMELTLQQESGQVIQEEEDASSDNDDDDNQSGTEGQSSSRRTRKSSTQQNEDEDDTWHGTGVTATTSKARLWLARWSLRNGDLERADQLAGELCQDGVEVEEAKALMRDVRARREGDE